The following coding sequences are from one Bradyrhizobium sp. WSM471 window:
- a CDS encoding SDR family NAD(P)-dependent oxidoreductase, with the protein MAAVYSDLAGKVVLVTGGASGIGAAIVRRFAQQKSNVVFFDIKVDEGQTLVRELSDQGLSARFMRVDLTDITALRAGVAEARNVHGAINILVNNAAHDERHSTEEMTPEYWDNRIAVNLKHQFFAAQAVLPDMKAANTGAIINFGSVSWIAGQGGMAAYTASKSGVIGLTRSLARDYGPYNIRVNAIAPGWIMTERQLDKWMTPEGEVELMQRQCLKRKLMPDEVAKFTIFLASDEASACTAQHYIVDGGWV; encoded by the coding sequence ATGGCTGCCGTTTATTCCGACCTCGCCGGCAAGGTCGTTCTCGTCACCGGAGGCGCATCCGGAATTGGCGCTGCGATCGTGCGGCGCTTCGCCCAGCAGAAATCCAATGTCGTGTTCTTCGACATCAAGGTTGACGAGGGACAAACCCTGGTACGCGAGCTGTCGGATCAAGGTCTTAGCGCGCGTTTCATGCGTGTCGACTTGACCGATATCACCGCGTTGCGGGCCGGTGTCGCGGAGGCGCGCAACGTGCACGGCGCGATCAACATCCTCGTCAACAATGCCGCACATGACGAGCGGCACAGCACCGAGGAAATGACACCGGAATATTGGGACAACCGTATCGCGGTCAACTTGAAGCACCAGTTCTTTGCTGCGCAGGCCGTGTTGCCGGACATGAAGGCGGCGAACACCGGCGCCATCATCAATTTCGGCTCGGTGTCGTGGATCGCCGGACAAGGCGGCATGGCCGCCTACACCGCCAGCAAATCAGGCGTGATCGGTCTCACACGCTCTCTGGCGCGCGATTACGGCCCCTACAATATCCGCGTGAACGCGATAGCGCCGGGATGGATCATGACTGAGCGCCAGCTCGATAAATGGATGACGCCAGAGGGCGAGGTCGAGCTGATGCAACGACAATGCCTGAAGCGCAAACTCATGCCGGACGAGGTCGCGAAGTTCACCATCTTCCTCGCTTCAGACGAAGCCTCCGCTTGCACAGCCCAGCACTACATCGTCGATGGCGGCTGGGTCTGA
- a CDS encoding extracellular solute-binding protein, whose amino-acid sequence MRLLGKLGLAVLACLLGANLAAAETTVKWLHIEANPAQVKIWEEVARAYEGAHPGVKVEMQFLENEAYKAKLPTILQSKDRPNIIYSWAGGVLKTQIEAGVLDDITDSVKGYSDSLTPAALAAFTSSGRVYGLPTALSQVGFLCNNELMAKAKVDPAGIKSWDDLLAAVKALKSAGVTPIVVGGADKWPLHFYWTHLAVRIGGKAAFDAALRGENGGFAGETFQKSGELFKQLVDLQPFQNGFLGFKNPQAVGYFGDGKAAMTLAISTVYHLQRALAADKVGLTEDKICWFDFPVVTGGKGAPTDTLGGITGWLVTKGSPKEAVDFLKYFVSKEVQTRLAAGNFIIPVVQGADVGLNNAFMKLIAANLAKSNYHQNFYDQSLGPSVGRVVNDVTAEIAGGSMSPRQAAKAIEAAWKQGN is encoded by the coding sequence ATGAGACTGCTCGGGAAACTGGGACTGGCCGTTCTCGCCTGTCTGTTGGGGGCGAACCTCGCTGCGGCCGAAACGACGGTCAAGTGGCTGCACATCGAGGCCAACCCGGCCCAGGTCAAAATCTGGGAGGAGGTTGCGCGCGCCTATGAGGGGGCGCATCCGGGCGTCAAGGTCGAGATGCAGTTCCTCGAGAACGAGGCCTACAAGGCCAAGCTGCCGACCATCCTGCAATCCAAAGACCGACCCAACATCATCTACAGCTGGGCCGGCGGTGTGCTGAAGACGCAGATCGAGGCCGGCGTGCTCGACGACATCACCGATTCTGTGAAAGGCTACAGCGACAGTCTCACACCCGCGGCGCTCGCCGCCTTCACCAGCAGCGGCCGCGTTTATGGTCTGCCCACGGCGCTCTCGCAGGTCGGCTTCCTCTGCAACAACGAGCTGATGGCCAAGGCGAAGGTCGATCCTGCCGGGATCAAGAGCTGGGACGATCTACTTGCTGCCGTGAAGGCGTTGAAATCCGCCGGCGTGACCCCGATCGTGGTCGGCGGCGCCGACAAATGGCCACTGCACTTCTACTGGACGCATCTTGCTGTGCGCATCGGCGGCAAGGCGGCGTTCGATGCGGCGCTGCGCGGCGAGAACGGGGGCTTTGCCGGGGAAACCTTCCAGAAATCCGGCGAGCTGTTCAAGCAACTCGTGGATCTCCAACCTTTCCAGAATGGCTTCCTTGGTTTCAAGAACCCGCAGGCGGTCGGCTATTTCGGGGACGGCAAGGCGGCGATGACGCTCGCGATCAGCACGGTCTATCATCTGCAGCGCGCTCTCGCCGCTGACAAGGTCGGATTGACCGAAGACAAGATCTGCTGGTTCGACTTCCCGGTCGTGACCGGCGGCAAGGGCGCGCCGACCGATACGCTCGGGGGCATCACCGGTTGGCTGGTTACGAAAGGCTCGCCGAAGGAAGCCGTCGATTTCCTGAAATACTTCGTCTCCAAAGAGGTGCAGACGCGGCTTGCCGCCGGCAACTTCATTATCCCGGTGGTGCAGGGCGCGGATGTCGGCCTCAACAACGCCTTCATGAAGCTGATCGCCGCCAATCTGGCAAAGTCGAACTATCACCAGAACTTCTATGACCAGAGCCTGGGTCCGTCGGTCGGCCGCGTCGTCAACGACGTCACGGCCGAGATCGCCGGCGGCAGCATGAGCCCGCGACAGGCTGCCAAGGCGATCGAGGCGGCGTGGAAGCAGGGCAACTGA
- a CDS encoding carbohydrate ABC transporter permease has translation MARRTASVSAIGAAGEMVPQVTVRGPSWDGRLTVLILFLPPALLLFTLFVVLPIGEAAWYSGFNWNGFGRPTSWIGLDNYRFVLETRAFWLALRNNGLIIAVSLAIQLPLALSLALMLAERFRGAVALRMLFFMPYILAEIATGLIFSFVYDGDYGLVASIWRSFGAEPPHLLASTDTAMLAVLIVVVWKYFGFHMMLFIAALQGLDKSLVEAARIDGATRSQALRHVVIPLLYPTIRLSVFFAIVGSLQLFDLVMPLTRGGPADSSNTMVSFLYNNGISRMRVGYGSAIGVILFAICVTFAFTYKRWFMRDE, from the coding sequence GTGGCGCGGCGGACCGCGAGCGTGTCGGCGATCGGCGCTGCTGGCGAGATGGTGCCCCAGGTCACGGTCCGTGGCCCGAGTTGGGACGGCAGGCTGACGGTGCTCATCCTGTTCCTGCCGCCGGCGCTGCTATTGTTCACGTTGTTCGTTGTGCTGCCGATCGGCGAAGCAGCCTGGTATTCGGGCTTCAATTGGAACGGGTTCGGCAGGCCGACCAGCTGGATTGGCTTGGACAATTACCGCTTCGTGCTGGAGACCCGCGCCTTCTGGCTCGCGCTGCGTAACAACGGCCTGATCATCGCTGTTTCGCTCGCCATCCAGCTACCGCTTGCGCTCTCCCTGGCCTTGATGCTGGCCGAACGCTTTCGGGGGGCGGTGGCGCTGCGCATGTTGTTCTTCATGCCTTATATCCTGGCGGAGATCGCAACCGGGCTGATCTTCAGCTTCGTCTATGATGGCGACTACGGCCTTGTGGCTTCGATCTGGCGCAGCTTCGGCGCCGAGCCCCCGCATCTGCTTGCCTCGACGGATACGGCCATGCTGGCGGTGCTGATCGTGGTCGTCTGGAAGTACTTTGGCTTCCACATGATGCTGTTCATCGCGGCGCTCCAGGGCCTCGACAAGAGCCTGGTCGAGGCGGCGCGCATCGACGGCGCGACCCGATCGCAAGCCTTGCGGCATGTGGTCATCCCGTTGCTCTATCCGACGATAAGGCTCTCCGTGTTCTTCGCCATCGTCGGCTCGCTGCAGCTGTTCGACCTCGTCATGCCCCTGACGCGCGGCGGACCAGCGGACTCCTCGAACACGATGGTGAGCTTCCTCTACAACAACGGCATCTCGCGGATGCGGGTCGGCTACGGCAGCGCCATCGGCGTCATTTTGTTTGCGATCTGCGTGACCTTTGCCTTCACGTACAAGCGATGGTTCATGCGCGATGAGTAA
- a CDS encoding carbohydrate ABC transporter permease, translated as MSNAKAIRAPFDPSMLFKMVFLAVVAIIVVVPLLATLFGGFKSLGELRVNPFGLPRHWEWKNYADILFSARYWQLLRNSLIISTLTVALTLIVASMAAFTFAHIRFYGSSMLLSYLTLGLLFPAATAVLPLFIKVRDLGLLDTYFGVALPQAAFGLAMSVLLLRRFFRDIPYELLEAALVDGCSYIKFFRYVTLPLSRPILATVGTITFVNSWNAYLLPLVMLNTDALYPWPLGIMVYQGEYSSEWHLILAFITLTILPTIILFLLAQKHIVAGLTAGAVKG; from the coding sequence ATGAGTAACGCCAAGGCGATCCGTGCGCCGTTCGATCCCTCAATGCTGTTCAAGATGGTGTTCCTCGCCGTCGTTGCCATCATCGTAGTGGTACCGCTGCTCGCGACCTTGTTCGGTGGCTTCAAATCGCTCGGCGAATTGCGCGTCAATCCGTTCGGCTTGCCACGTCACTGGGAGTGGAAGAACTATGCTGATATCCTGTTCTCGGCACGTTACTGGCAGCTCTTGCGCAATTCGCTGATCATCTCGACCCTCACGGTGGCACTGACCCTGATCGTCGCCTCGATGGCGGCGTTCACCTTCGCCCATATCCGGTTCTACGGCAGCTCGATGCTGCTGAGCTACCTGACGCTGGGCCTGCTGTTTCCGGCCGCGACGGCGGTGCTGCCGCTCTTCATCAAGGTGCGCGATCTCGGATTGCTCGATACATATTTTGGCGTTGCCCTGCCGCAGGCGGCCTTCGGTCTGGCGATGAGCGTGCTGCTGCTGCGGCGTTTCTTCAGGGACATCCCGTACGAACTGCTAGAGGCCGCGCTGGTCGACGGCTGCAGCTATATCAAGTTCTTCCGCTATGTGACGTTGCCTTTATCCCGGCCGATCCTGGCGACCGTCGGTACCATCACATTCGTCAACAGCTGGAACGCCTATCTGCTGCCACTGGTGATGCTCAACACCGACGCGCTCTACCCCTGGCCGCTCGGTATCATGGTTTATCAGGGCGAGTATTCGTCCGAGTGGCATCTGATCCTGGCCTTCATCACGTTGACCATCCTGCCGACGATCATTCTCTTCCTCCTGGCGCAGAAACACATCGTTGCAGGCCTCACCGCCGGCGCGGTCAAGGGATGA
- a CDS encoding Gfo/Idh/MocA family protein, with protein MRKVGIGIIGCGNISTAYLKAAQRFPVMEIKALADMRSDAAERQGAAFGLPAMRVDQLLKRDDIEIVINLTVPLAHTDVSLAVLTAGKHVHSEKPLGINVTEARKVMDLAAQKGLRVGCAPDTFLGGGHQTARKLIDDGAIGTPVAGSAFFGCPGHERWHPAPGFYYLRGGGPMLDMGPYYITDLVQLLGPVASVMGSTARPKSERLVTSQPMNGTLIPVEVSTHVAGTLEFESGAVVSIAMSFDVPKHRHAPIEIYGDKGSMLVPDPNRFGGEVQVAKTGGDWEPVPLTHGHVDGEFRSIGAADMASAILNNRPHRASGALAFHVLEVMEAFQISADEGRRVKIESCVERPEMLPAGRETGQID; from the coding sequence ATGAGAAAAGTCGGCATCGGCATCATCGGCTGCGGCAATATCAGCACCGCTTATCTGAAGGCGGCCCAGCGCTTCCCGGTCATGGAAATCAAGGCGCTCGCCGATATGCGCAGCGATGCGGCAGAGCGGCAGGGCGCCGCCTTCGGGCTGCCGGCAATGCGGGTTGATCAACTGCTCAAACGGGACGATATTGAGATCGTCATCAATCTCACCGTGCCACTCGCCCACACTGACGTCAGCCTGGCGGTGTTGACCGCCGGCAAGCACGTTCATTCCGAGAAGCCGCTCGGCATCAACGTCACGGAAGCCCGCAAGGTGATGGATCTCGCCGCGCAAAAGGGTCTTCGCGTCGGCTGCGCGCCCGATACGTTCCTTGGCGGTGGGCACCAGACCGCGCGCAAACTGATCGACGATGGCGCGATAGGCACGCCCGTGGCCGGCAGCGCGTTCTTCGGCTGCCCCGGCCACGAGCGATGGCATCCGGCGCCGGGTTTCTACTATTTGCGCGGCGGCGGGCCTATGCTTGACATGGGCCCGTACTACATCACCGATCTCGTGCAGTTGCTCGGCCCCGTGGCGAGCGTGATGGGCTCGACCGCGCGTCCGAAATCCGAGCGGCTTGTCACGAGCCAGCCGATGAACGGAACGCTGATCCCGGTCGAAGTCTCGACCCATGTGGCCGGCACGCTCGAATTCGAGAGCGGGGCGGTCGTCTCGATCGCGATGAGCTTTGATGTGCCGAAGCACCGGCACGCGCCGATTGAGATCTATGGCGACAAGGGCAGCATGCTCGTGCCCGACCCGAACCGCTTCGGCGGCGAGGTGCAGGTCGCCAAGACCGGCGGCGACTGGGAGCCGGTGCCGCTGACCCACGGTCATGTCGATGGCGAGTTCCGTTCCATTGGCGCGGCCGATATGGCCTCCGCGATACTGAACAACCGGCCGCATCGTGCGAGCGGCGCGCTCGCTTTCCACGTGCTGGAGGTGATGGAAGCGTTCCAGATCTCTGCCGACGAAGGGCGACGCGTCAAGATCGAGAGTTGCGTCGAGCGGCCGGAGATGCTCCCGGCCGGGCGTGAAACCGGACAGATCGACTAA
- a CDS encoding ThuA domain-containing protein, with amino-acid sequence MRKAMIVWGGWPGHDPDLCASMIRGWLKAEGFEVRTETTTAAFADPAIHDLSLIIPIYTMSKIEKAEALNLCAAVRSGVGLAGHHGGMGDAFRDSVDYQFLCGGQWVAHPGNIIDYKVDLTKPDDPIMKGLKSFEHRSEQYYMHIDPANEVLATTTFTGEHAPWIEGVVMPVVWKKRYGAGRVFYSSLGHRAYELDVPEIRTLMTRGMLWAARE; translated from the coding sequence ATGCGCAAGGCAATGATTGTATGGGGCGGTTGGCCGGGGCACGATCCCGATCTCTGTGCTTCGATGATCCGCGGCTGGCTGAAGGCGGAAGGCTTCGAGGTGCGGACCGAAACCACCACCGCCGCGTTCGCCGATCCCGCGATTCACGACCTGTCGCTGATCATCCCGATCTATACCATGTCGAAGATCGAGAAGGCGGAAGCGCTCAATCTCTGCGCTGCGGTCCGGAGCGGCGTCGGGCTCGCCGGCCATCATGGCGGCATGGGCGACGCGTTCCGCGATTCCGTCGACTACCAGTTTCTGTGCGGCGGGCAGTGGGTTGCGCATCCCGGCAACATCATCGACTACAAGGTCGACTTGACGAAGCCGGATGATCCCATCATGAAGGGCCTGAAGAGCTTCGAGCATCGTTCCGAGCAGTACTACATGCATATCGATCCCGCCAACGAGGTGTTGGCGACGACGACCTTCACCGGCGAGCACGCGCCCTGGATCGAGGGCGTGGTGATGCCCGTAGTCTGGAAGAAGCGATACGGCGCGGGCAGGGTGTTCTACTCCTCGCTCGGCCACCGCGCTTACGAGCTCGACGTACCGGAGATCCGTACGTTGATGACCCGTGGCATGTTGTGGGCGGCGCGCGAATGA
- a CDS encoding LacI family DNA-binding transcriptional regulator, which produces MNAGATQPVIRATLEDVARTAGVSLATVDRVVNRREGVRAKTVARVEAAVAKLGYRADVAAARLARGQTFRFAFVLPTGSNSFMTNLTEQVQRTADWLAGQRGFIDILHVDVFDPDVLAAALENLSPAYQGVAVIALDHPRVRAAIDELAARGVAVVTLVSDAPTSRRMHYVGIDNPAAGRTAATLMGRFLTGREGTVAVIAGSLSLRDHTERQFGFHQILSSEYPNLLALPVIEGRDDSERTRELTAALLARQPDLRGIYCCGAGNRGIADALEASGRVREVVWIAHELTEYTRRFLVRGALDAIINQDPGHEARSAARVLLAHCSGEPISPDQERIRIDIFLRDNLP; this is translated from the coding sequence ATGAATGCTGGCGCGACCCAGCCGGTGATTCGTGCCACGCTTGAGGACGTTGCGCGCACGGCGGGTGTTTCGCTCGCCACCGTCGACCGCGTCGTCAACCGGCGCGAGGGCGTGCGCGCCAAGACCGTGGCGCGGGTCGAGGCCGCCGTGGCAAAACTCGGCTATCGAGCCGACGTCGCGGCCGCTCGGCTTGCCCGGGGGCAGACGTTCCGGTTTGCCTTCGTGCTGCCGACCGGTAGCAACAGCTTCATGACCAACTTGACCGAGCAGGTCCAGCGCACCGCGGACTGGCTCGCCGGCCAGCGCGGTTTCATTGATATCCTCCATGTCGACGTGTTCGATCCGGATGTACTCGCCGCCGCGCTGGAAAATCTCTCGCCGGCGTATCAGGGCGTCGCCGTCATCGCGCTCGATCATCCCAGGGTGCGCGCCGCGATCGACGAACTCGCCGCGCGCGGGGTCGCTGTGGTGACCCTCGTGTCGGACGCGCCGACCTCGCGCCGGATGCACTATGTCGGCATCGACAACCCGGCGGCAGGCCGCACCGCTGCAACGCTGATGGGACGGTTCCTCACTGGTCGCGAGGGGACGGTGGCCGTGATCGCGGGATCGTTGTCGCTGCGCGATCACACCGAACGGCAATTCGGCTTCCACCAGATCCTGTCCAGCGAGTATCCGAACCTGCTCGCGCTGCCGGTGATCGAGGGCCGCGACGACAGCGAGCGGACGCGGGAGCTCACTGCAGCACTGCTCGCGAGACAGCCCGACCTGCGCGGCATCTACTGCTGCGGCGCCGGGAACCGTGGCATCGCCGATGCGCTCGAGGCCTCGGGACGCGTGCGCGAGGTGGTCTGGATTGCGCATGAGCTGACAGAGTACACACGGCGTTTCCTGGTCCGCGGCGCGCTCGATGCCATCATCAACCAGGATCCCGGCCACGAGGCACGGTCTGCGGCGCGAGTCCTGCTCGCGCATTGTTCGGGTGAGCCCATCAGCCCCGACCAGGAGCGCATTCGTATCGATATTTTTTTGCGGGACAATCTGCCGTAA
- a CDS encoding FMN-dependent NADH-azoreductase, which translates to MAKLLHLSCSPRDGSWSSAGARVFVDGFRRARPDWDVDVMDIWRERLPEFSGPIVEAKYARMKAQAFNDAQRDSFAEAERMAVRLALAERVLISTPMWNFSIPYKLKQWFDVIVQPGLTFRFDPSLGYVPLLKDRPTIVIIASGSDFATGMNRGRIDMATPYLREILRFVGINNVRFIPIGPTTGPPEPIEAARERAHQRLAAMAASF; encoded by the coding sequence GTGGCTAAGCTCCTGCACCTGTCCTGCTCGCCCCGCGACGGCTCCTGGTCGAGCGCCGGCGCACGCGTTTTCGTTGACGGCTTTCGCCGAGCTCGGCCCGACTGGGACGTGGACGTCATGGATATCTGGCGCGAGCGCCTGCCGGAGTTTTCAGGCCCGATTGTCGAAGCCAAATATGCACGGATGAAGGCGCAAGCCTTCAACGACGCGCAGCGGGACAGCTTCGCGGAAGCCGAGCGGATGGCGGTGCGCTTAGCGCTCGCCGAGCGGGTGCTGATTTCGACGCCGATGTGGAACTTCAGCATTCCCTATAAGCTCAAGCAATGGTTCGACGTCATCGTCCAGCCCGGCCTCACCTTTCGGTTCGACCCTTCGCTAGGGTATGTCCCGCTGCTGAAGGACCGGCCGACCATCGTCATCATTGCCAGTGGCAGCGATTTCGCCACCGGAATGAACCGCGGGCGCATCGACATGGCAACGCCTTACCTGCGCGAAATTTTGCGTTTTGTCGGTATCAACAATGTCCGGTTCATTCCAATCGGACCAACCACCGGACCGCCAGAGCCCATTGAGGCGGCCCGCGAACGAGCCCATCAACGCCTGGCAGCAATGGCCGCGAGCTTCTGA
- a CDS encoding isochorismatase family protein, with product MTHVTLRSEFETLIDPYAPAAQIGTGFDFTEGPIWHPVDHYLLFSDMPGDVRRRWDARRGIAEVKRPSNKCNGMTYDAELNLIVCEHATSSLIRERPDGRREVLASHFGGQELNSPNDVCVHSSGAIYFSDPWYGRMPVYGVERPRQLGFQGVYRVVPGAEPKLVVDRNLFDQPNGLCFSPDEKLLYVNDTVQSLIRVFDVNGDGSLSSARVFASGIRSELEPGLPDGMKCDQHGNVWVTAPGGVWVYSPRSELLGKLRLPELVANLTWGGPDFRTLYLTSTHSVYAIPTKVGPRHEPYMSGKRGGGTAAAGSASAAPILADGEMQLDPRRCAMIIQDLQNDVIMDGGAFADSGAPGHARQQHVVENVRRLAETARARGVAVIHVWFVVEPGAPGVTLNAPLFEGLVDSRAMVRGSWGAAPVSGLEPRPGDFVVEKVRMSAWEGTRLETILKATGRDMIINTGAWTNMSVEHTARTGADKGYFMIVPEDCCSTMNADWHAASINFAMQNVAVVTKADAVIKALG from the coding sequence ATGACGCACGTCACCTTGCGCTCCGAATTCGAGACCCTGATCGATCCTTACGCACCGGCCGCGCAGATCGGCACCGGTTTTGACTTCACGGAGGGACCGATCTGGCATCCGGTCGATCATTATCTGCTGTTCTCGGACATGCCGGGCGACGTGCGCCGGCGCTGGGATGCGCGGCGCGGCATCGCCGAGGTCAAACGTCCGTCGAACAAATGCAACGGCATGACCTATGACGCTGAGCTCAATTTGATCGTTTGCGAGCACGCGACATCGTCGTTGATCCGCGAGCGGCCGGACGGGCGGCGCGAGGTGCTTGCCTCGCACTTTGGGGGGCAGGAGCTTAACAGCCCCAACGACGTCTGCGTGCACTCCTCCGGCGCGATCTATTTCTCGGATCCCTGGTACGGCCGCATGCCAGTCTATGGCGTCGAGCGGCCAAGGCAGCTTGGTTTCCAGGGCGTCTATCGCGTCGTGCCCGGCGCCGAGCCGAAGCTGGTCGTTGACCGCAATCTGTTCGACCAGCCGAACGGGCTGTGCTTCTCGCCCGACGAGAAACTGCTCTATGTCAACGACACCGTGCAGTCACTGATCCGCGTATTCGACGTCAACGGCGACGGCTCGCTGTCGAGTGCGCGTGTATTCGCAAGCGGCATCCGCTCCGAGCTCGAGCCCGGCTTGCCCGACGGCATGAAGTGCGACCAGCACGGCAACGTCTGGGTTACCGCACCCGGCGGGGTCTGGGTCTATTCGCCGCGGAGCGAGCTGCTCGGCAAGCTCCGCCTGCCCGAGCTCGTCGCCAACCTTACTTGGGGCGGGCCGGATTTTCGCACGCTGTACCTGACTTCGACGCACTCGGTCTATGCCATTCCCACCAAGGTCGGACCGCGCCACGAGCCCTATATGAGCGGCAAGCGAGGCGGCGGCACAGCGGCCGCCGGCTCTGCTTCCGCTGCACCCATACTCGCCGATGGTGAGATGCAGCTCGACCCGCGACGCTGCGCCATGATCATCCAGGATCTCCAGAACGACGTCATCATGGACGGTGGTGCCTTTGCCGATTCCGGTGCGCCCGGGCATGCTCGCCAGCAGCATGTCGTCGAGAATGTTCGTCGCCTGGCGGAAACCGCGCGGGCGCGCGGCGTCGCCGTCATCCATGTCTGGTTCGTCGTCGAGCCCGGCGCGCCCGGCGTGACGCTGAATGCGCCGCTGTTCGAGGGGCTCGTCGACAGCAGGGCGATGGTGCGCGGAAGCTGGGGCGCGGCACCGGTGTCAGGTCTCGAACCACGGCCCGGCGATTTCGTGGTCGAGAAGGTGCGAATGAGCGCCTGGGAAGGCACGCGACTCGAAACGATCCTGAAAGCCACCGGTCGCGACATGATCATCAATACCGGCGCCTGGACCAACATGTCGGTCGAGCACACGGCGCGGACCGGCGCCGACAAGGGCTACTTCATGATCGTTCCCGAGGATTGCTGCTCGACCATGAATGCCGATTGGCACGCCGCGTCGATCAACTTCGCCATGCAGAACGTCGCCGTCGTAACCAAGGCCGATGCGGTCATCAAAGCGCTGGGATGA
- a CDS encoding MBL fold metallo-hydrolase: MPLEIKILDYGDIELESSFLVLGRDCGRTRRVLTLGFLILGGKYPVVVDTGYRSNQIMETLGMRGLQYHEHMIENQLARHGVRMGDVRFVCHTHLHIDHAGKDDLFPMNTTVVLNRRELEYSVSGLMHPQYPAPDIKHLIDRLHTKSALRFLDLEITGPIELMPGVYCDAANAHTEGSMNIIVETADGIATICGDVIYDFNDQIVTPFNEIHDWEPRTTGNHGTTKRAEKAAIKKLLSNSRYLLPVHDRPAKIEGGTVVGRLHDQVPGPVVQSLPQRSWFPA; the protein is encoded by the coding sequence ATGCCGCTGGAGATCAAGATTCTGGACTATGGCGATATTGAGCTGGAATCGAGCTTTTTGGTTCTCGGCCGCGATTGCGGCCGCACCCGCCGCGTCCTCACCCTCGGTTTCCTGATCCTCGGCGGCAAGTATCCGGTCGTGGTAGACACGGGTTACCGCTCCAACCAGATTATGGAAACGCTGGGCATGCGCGGCCTGCAGTATCACGAGCACATGATCGAGAACCAGCTTGCGCGGCACGGCGTGCGGATGGGTGATGTGCGCTTCGTTTGCCACACCCATCTGCACATCGACCACGCCGGCAAGGACGATCTGTTTCCGATGAACACGACCGTCGTCCTCAACCGTCGGGAGCTTGAATATTCCGTGTCCGGCCTGATGCATCCGCAATATCCGGCGCCGGATATCAAGCATCTGATCGACCGTCTGCACACCAAGAGTGCGCTGCGCTTTCTCGACCTCGAGATCACAGGTCCTATCGAGCTGATGCCGGGCGTCTACTGCGACGCTGCGAATGCGCATACCGAGGGCTCGATGAACATCATCGTCGAAACCGCCGACGGCATCGCCACCATCTGCGGCGACGTGATCTACGATTTCAACGACCAGATCGTGACGCCCTTCAACGAGATCCATGACTGGGAGCCGCGCACCACGGGGAACCACGGCACCACCAAGCGCGCCGAGAAGGCCGCCATCAAGAAGCTGCTCAGCAATTCGCGCTATCTGCTGCCGGTCCACGACCGTCCCGCCAAGATCGAAGGCGGCACCGTCGTCGGCCGGCTGCACGACCAGGTGCCTGGACCGGTCGTGCAGTCCCTGCCCCAGCGCAGCTGGTTTCCGGCCTAG
- a CDS encoding amidohydrolase, whose amino-acid sequence MTDIVDGHHHIWRQADLPWLVGPMQPRIFGLYEPIRRDYPIEEYLRDLESSGVTRSVYVQTNWANDRFEDEAAWVQQTAEEHGWPHAIVAYADFSVDDVRPQLDRLKRYALVRGVRMQLHWHENPLYRFAARPDLCTDPVIQRNIARLAEYGWSFDLQVFTPQMSDAARLVESCSKVTFILQHAGMLEDLSPAGRAGWRAGMARLAACPNVVSKLSGLGTFIHRNDPAHIASVLTDTIAIFGAERCLFGSNFPIEKLWTSYRELIDAFRAAAAPLRDDQREAVFRTTAMRVYRL is encoded by the coding sequence GTGACGGACATCGTCGATGGGCACCATCATATCTGGCGCCAGGCCGACCTGCCCTGGCTGGTCGGTCCGATGCAACCGCGCATCTTCGGTCTGTACGAGCCGATCCGGCGCGATTACCCTATAGAGGAATATCTCCGCGACCTCGAAAGCAGCGGCGTTACCCGGTCGGTCTATGTCCAGACCAACTGGGCCAATGACCGCTTCGAGGACGAGGCCGCCTGGGTGCAGCAGACCGCCGAGGAGCACGGCTGGCCGCATGCCATCGTAGCTTACGCCGACTTTTCAGTGGATGACGTGCGTCCACAGCTCGACCGCCTGAAGCGCTATGCCCTCGTACGCGGCGTTCGCATGCAACTGCATTGGCACGAGAACCCTCTTTATCGCTTTGCCGCGCGGCCGGATCTCTGCACCGATCCCGTGATCCAGCGCAATATCGCCCGCCTTGCAGAGTATGGCTGGAGCTTTGACCTTCAGGTGTTCACGCCGCAGATGTCGGACGCCGCACGCCTTGTGGAATCCTGTTCCAAGGTGACCTTCATCCTCCAGCACGCCGGCATGCTGGAGGATCTTTCACCTGCAGGTCGCGCTGGCTGGCGCGCCGGGATGGCCCGCCTCGCCGCATGCCCGAACGTCGTGTCGAAACTGTCGGGGCTCGGAACCTTCATCCACCGCAACGACCCCGCGCATATCGCGTCCGTCCTGACCGATACGATTGCGATCTTCGGCGCCGAACGCTGCCTGTTCGGCTCGAATTTTCCGATCGAGAAATTGTGGACCAGCTACCGCGAGTTGATCGATGCATTCCGTGCCGCCGCGGCGCCGCTACGCGATGATCAGCGCGAAGCCGTTTTCAGGACCACTGCCATGCGCGTCTATCGGCTCTGA